One genomic region from Diabrotica undecimpunctata isolate CICGRU chromosome 9, icDiaUnde3, whole genome shotgun sequence encodes:
- the LOC140450865 gene encoding uncharacterized protein encodes MPQYQRRGLRGNWMEENLSAALRAVKNGTAVNTASRTYHIPRRTLRRYLEEGKQVKSCLERKTILTNAQEAELVQRIIRLSQIGYPLTARVLCKCVYRFTEFNNIPNPFQESKGIAGRYWLHGFMKRNPQIRPRKAQNLNPARAQKLNKFIVKDHFTKLEGILREMDILDKPERIYNVHEKGCRLTLHHQQKVLAQKGARRVHVVANEHGESVTIVSCGNALGTAIPPMVLFKGKRSKP; translated from the coding sequence atgccCCAGTATCAGCGCAGGGGCCTACGAGGCAACTGGATGGAAGAAAATTTGTCAGCCGCTTTAAGAGCGGTGAAAAATGGGACCGCAGTTAACACAGCTAGTCGTACATATCACATCCCAAGGCGGACACTTCGACGATATTTAGAAGAGGGAAAACAAGTAAAGTCTTGTCTAGAGCGAAAGACTATACTTACAAATGCCCAAGAAGCAGAATTAGTTCAACGTATTATCCGTCTTTCGCAAATTGGATATCCACTTACTGCAAGGGTACTTTGTAAGTGTGTATATCGGTTTACAGAATTCAATAATATCCCAAATCCTTTTCAAGAAAGCAAAGGAATAGCTGGTCGTTATTGGCTACATGGTTTTATGAAGCGCAATCCTCAAATCAGACCTAGGAAAGCACAAAACTTAAATCCGGCTAGGGCACAAAAgcttaataaatttattgtaaaagatCATTTTACTAAGCTGGAAGGTATTTTAAGAGAAATGGACATACTTGATAAGCCCGAACGGATATATAATGTACACGAGAAAGGTTGCAGGTTAACACTTCACCACCAGCAGAAAGTTTTGGCGCAAAAAGGGGCTAGAAGAGTACATGTTGTTGCAAACGAACATGGAGAAAGTGTTACCATTGTTTCTTGTGGTAATGCTCTCGGTACAGCAATCCCTCCAATGGTACTTTTTAAGGGTAAACGTAGTAAGCCATAA
- the LOC140450867 gene encoding uncharacterized protein — MNIETFSVWLQHFSKFKVAGPCIIIFDGARCHLDHTIVETAERYEITLYCLPINTTHELQPMDKAVFRAFEYYWDDEVMKYYSIHSDRVITKQRFGAIFSTVWDKTMTPSNIKSGFSSTGIYPFNPEAIPEIAFAPSTITYQHQEDKENVTLSETNLN; from the coding sequence ATGAATATTGAAACGTTTTCAGTTTGGCTTCAACACTTTTCAAAATTTAAGGTTGCTGGTCCATGTATTATCATATTTGATGGTGCAAGATGCCATTTGGATCACACTATTGTAGAAACTGCCGAAAGATACGAAATTACTCTATACTGTTTACCTATTAATACTACTCACGAGCTCCAACCAATGGACAAAGCTGTATTTAGAGCCTTTGAATATTACTGGGATGATGAAGTTATGAAATATTATTCTATTCATAGCGATCGTGTTATTACCAAACAAAGATTTGGGGCAATTTTTTCTACAGTTTGGGACAAAACAATGACACCATCTAATATAAAATCGGGGTTTTCTTCAACGGGAATTTATCCATTCAACCCAGAAGCTATCCCAGAGATAGCGTTTGCCCCTAGTACTATCACATATCAACATCAGGAAGATAAAGAGAATGTCACATTATCAGAAACTAAtctaaactaa